A region from the Biomphalaria glabrata chromosome 14, xgBioGlab47.1, whole genome shotgun sequence genome encodes:
- the LOC129922791 gene encoding uncharacterized protein LOC129922791 — translation MLSSVLDTAGSEAATTQPASAAERKIILTAITNADNTNKRLPEDFIYVIMNSMELTTMVSLLCCPHCFDKKLTMCITQSKGMAHLIKIKCLNCEIYLWPDLTSKKSNNVHLDINVRAVAALKESGISHSKFDRFCGLMSMPCMHRNTYNNLANIVNTAIIEAGEECMIRASAVVHGRNISQPLTTDDRISSTGCPVITVSFDGTWHKRGHSSHSGIGTVIDFDTGLVIDTEVLSNYCCVCDSNSAELNFDASKHMCQKNFSGSANAMEAAAASKICSHSVASENLFMA, via the exons ATGCTCAG ctctgttttggatacagctggatctgaagcagcaacaacgcagcctgcaagtgcagctgaacgaaaaataattctaactgcaattactaacgctgataacaccaataagaggctgcctgaagatttcatatACGTCATAATGAATTCAATGGAATTGACCACAATGGTCTccttgttgtgctgtccacattgcttcgacaaaaaattaaccatgtgcatcacacaatcaaaaggcatggctcatttgattaaaatcaaatgccTAAATTGTGAAATATATTTGTGGCCTGACTTgacctcaaaaaaaagtaataatgttcatctggatattaatgtccgcgctgtcgctgcattaaaagaatctggaatctcgcattctaaatttgataggttttgtggacttatgagtatgccctgcatgcacagaaatacttataacaatctagctaacatagtcaacactgctataattgaagctggtgaagaatgtatgattagggcatctgctgttgtgcatggaagaaacatttcacaacctCTGACTACAGATGATAGAATAAGTTCAACAGGCTGTcctgttattacagtttctttcgatgggacttggcataaaaggggccactcatctcattcaggaattggcacagttattgattttgatactggactcgtcatcgacaccgaagtcctatcaaattattgctgtgtttgtgattcaaactctgcagaactaaattttgatgcctctaagcatatgtgtcaaaaaaacttcagtggCTCAGCAAATGCAATGGAGGCCGCAGCAGCATCCAAAATTTGTTCTCACTCTGTGGCATCAGAAAACTTGTTTATGGCATGA